A stretch of the Clostridiales bacterium genome encodes the following:
- the rsmB gene encoding 16S rRNA (cytosine(967)-C(5))-methyltransferase RsmB: MPARRLALRVIRQVTEQGAYASLSLNAALENCGLIAADRRLVSRLVYDTLDHLIWIDWVLGQVMAREDTDIKLRNILRLGACQILLEDRIPESAATNTCVQLCTESGMEGLKGVCNGILRNLVRKKDELVFPDPSAEPDKAASIRYSIPEWLWKKLKSSYGEAEAEKIAGFRMPDEGWTVRPNLTKTDDAGFEQLLKKKIWEAEKTDLPHAWKIRGAMDIARDSDFTGGMFSIMSGSSMMACLAMDVRRGNQILDCCAAPGGKSCYLAELMDGTGRVQAWDVHEHRTALIEAQMRRLGLENIRPMVRDASRKREDLYRTMDAVLLDAPCSGLGVLAEKPDIKLRVTEESINELTEIQKKLLDTVCEYVKPGGTLVYSTCSLLPEEDEDQITGFLSRHPEFEACDLPECIPERYRKHRKNGLQLLEHRDGVEGFYLCRMKRKD, translated from the coding sequence ATGCCCGCAAGGCGCCTTGCCCTTCGGGTTATCCGCCAGGTAACCGAACAGGGGGCCTATGCTTCCCTGAGCCTGAATGCAGCACTGGAGAACTGCGGTTTAATTGCAGCTGACCGGCGGCTTGTTTCCAGACTGGTTTACGATACCCTGGATCACCTGATCTGGATTGACTGGGTGCTCGGGCAGGTGATGGCCCGGGAGGATACCGATATCAAGCTCCGGAATATTCTGCGGCTCGGGGCATGCCAGATCCTGCTTGAAGACCGGATCCCGGAAAGCGCTGCCACAAACACATGCGTTCAGCTGTGCACAGAATCGGGAATGGAAGGCCTGAAGGGAGTCTGCAACGGTATCCTGCGCAATCTTGTACGGAAAAAAGATGAACTGGTGTTCCCGGATCCTTCTGCAGAACCGGATAAAGCCGCATCCATCCGATACAGCATTCCGGAATGGCTGTGGAAAAAACTGAAATCCAGCTATGGTGAAGCAGAAGCTGAAAAAATAGCCGGTTTCCGTATGCCGGATGAGGGATGGACTGTACGCCCCAATCTGACAAAAACGGACGATGCCGGATTTGAACAGCTGCTGAAGAAAAAAATCTGGGAAGCAGAAAAGACCGATCTCCCCCATGCATGGAAAATCCGCGGAGCAATGGATATTGCCCGGGATTCGGACTTTACCGGCGGAATGTTTTCGATTATGTCCGGAAGCAGTATGATGGCCTGCCTGGCCATGGATGTCCGAAGGGGAAACCAGATCCTGGACTGCTGTGCTGCCCCGGGAGGAAAAAGCTGTTATCTGGCTGAACTCATGGACGGAACCGGACGGGTACAGGCATGGGATGTTCATGAACATCGAACGGCACTGATTGAAGCCCAGATGAGACGGCTGGGTCTGGAAAACATCCGGCCGATGGTCCGGGATGCTTCCAGAAAACGCGAAGATCTATACAGAACCATGGATGCTGTACTGCTTGATGCGCCCTGCAGCGGACTGGGGGTGCTGGCGGAAAAACCGGATATCAAACTCCGGGTTACGGAGGAAAGCATCAACGAACTGACAGAAATCCAGAAGAAACTGCTGGATACTGTCTGTGAGTATGTAAAGCCCGGCGGAACCCTGGTATATTCAACATGTTCACTCCTGCCGGAAGAAGATGAAGATCAGATTACCGGTTTTCTTTCAAGACATCCTGAGTTTGAAGCATGCGACCTTCCCGAATGTATTCCGGAAAGATACCGAAAGCACCGGAAAAACGGGCTTCAGCTTCTGGAACACCGGGATGGAGTGGAAGGATTTTATCTGTGCAGGATGAAGAGAAAGGACTGA
- the rlmN gene encoding 23S rRNA (adenine(2503)-C(2))-methyltransferase RlmN encodes MTELAGMTREELAGWMKEQGFPAFRGKQVFEWIHRGVDFDGMSNLPVSMREDLKKRAVAQGVHIRMSQTSKLDGTVKFLYELKDGNCVEGVLMRYKYGVSLCISTQVGCRMGCRFCASTLEGRIRDLTAGEMLGEVLAANRFLAPEDRKVSHIVLMGSGEPLDNYAQVIRFLHLLREEGGITISLRNVSLSTCGIVPRMYELAEENLPVTLCVSLHAPNDTIRRKTMPIAERWTISEILEACRNYIRKTGRRIIFEYALSEGVNSSGEDAEELAEILRGMQCHVNLIPLNEVKERNMKGVSEETVKRFMQVLEKRHISVTRRREMGDDIEGACGQLRRKIIGKGENLPCESST; translated from the coding sequence ATGACGGAACTGGCCGGGATGACCCGGGAAGAGCTTGCCGGATGGATGAAGGAACAAGGGTTTCCCGCATTCCGCGGAAAGCAGGTATTTGAGTGGATCCACCGTGGTGTTGACTTTGACGGGATGTCCAATCTGCCTGTTTCCATGCGTGAGGATCTGAAAAAGAGAGCCGTCGCGCAGGGTGTCCATATCCGGATGAGCCAGACCAGCAAGCTGGACGGGACAGTAAAATTCCTGTATGAACTGAAAGACGGGAACTGTGTGGAAGGCGTCCTGATGCGATATAAATACGGCGTGAGCCTTTGCATTTCCACGCAGGTCGGATGCAGAATGGGATGCCGTTTCTGTGCATCCACGCTTGAAGGCCGGATCCGTGATCTGACTGCCGGTGAAATGCTCGGCGAAGTACTCGCCGCCAACCGTTTCCTCGCGCCGGAAGACAGGAAAGTCAGCCATATTGTTCTGATGGGAAGCGGCGAACCGCTGGACAATTATGCGCAGGTGATCAGATTCCTCCATTTGCTTCGTGAAGAGGGCGGAATTACGATCAGCCTCCGGAATGTGTCCCTGTCCACCTGCGGAATTGTACCGCGGATGTATGAACTGGCTGAAGAAAACCTTCCCGTTACGCTCTGCGTTTCGCTTCATGCGCCGAATGATACGATCCGGAGAAAAACAATGCCGATTGCAGAACGCTGGACGATCAGCGAAATCCTGGAAGCATGCCGGAACTACATCCGGAAAACCGGACGCCGTATCATCTTTGAATACGCGCTTTCCGAAGGCGTAAATTCCAGCGGGGAAGATGCCGAAGAACTGGCTGAAATCCTTCGCGGGATGCAGTGCCATGTCAATCTGATTCCCCTGAATGAAGTGAAGGAACGGAACATGAAGGGTGTCAGCGAAGAAACGGTGAAACGCTTCATGCAGGTTCTGGAGAAACGGCACATTTCCGTGACCCGGAGACGGGAAATGGGTGATGATATTGAAGGCGCATGCGGACAGCTGCGCAGAAAGATTATTGGAAAGGGCGAGAATCTTCCATGCGAAAGTTCAACCTGA
- a CDS encoding Stp1/IreP family PP2C-type Ser/Thr phosphatase — translation MRKFNLKENAAKRMIGMQKAGLSEKDAYADVPAEKAADTAFQDGIRIVWRTDIGRIRQNNQDAVIIGSGLAGVADGMGGHNAGEVASCGLRDGLIAETAGHEPNEEILTEAIKTVNHDLYTRQENDITLRGMGTTLTVLWPGKETMIIAQVGDSRAYLIRNGEMRQITEDHSMVADMVRRGVLTEEQAATHPMRNYITRAVGTDEDVDVDIFREKREAGDRWLVCSDGLYGLMSRKTLEELSGIEDPDEAADILMQTALDNGGRDNISMVLLMDDIGARVSESKDSCEGKSTQEVTDHE, via the coding sequence ATGCGAAAGTTCAACCTGAAGGAAAATGCTGCGAAGCGTATGATCGGGATGCAGAAGGCTGGCCTGAGCGAAAAGGATGCCTATGCGGATGTACCTGCAGAAAAAGCCGCGGATACTGCATTTCAGGACGGCATCCGGATTGTGTGGCGGACAGACATCGGCCGTATCCGGCAGAATAACCAGGACGCCGTTATTATCGGAAGCGGACTGGCAGGTGTTGCGGACGGTATGGGCGGGCACAATGCAGGAGAAGTGGCTTCATGCGGTCTCCGGGACGGACTGATCGCTGAAACAGCCGGTCATGAACCGAATGAGGAAATACTGACTGAAGCGATCAAGACGGTCAATCATGATCTATATACACGACAGGAAAATGATATTACCCTGCGTGGAATGGGTACGACACTGACCGTTCTCTGGCCCGGAAAAGAAACCATGATCATCGCACAGGTTGGTGACAGCCGGGCTTACCTGATCCGAAACGGTGAGATGCGCCAGATCACGGAAGACCATTCGATGGTCGCCGATATGGTGCGCCGCGGTGTGCTGACGGAGGAACAGGCAGCAACCCATCCCATGCGCAATTATATTACAAGGGCCGTCGGTACGGATGAAGACGTGGATGTTGATATATTCCGCGAAAAGCGCGAAGCCGGAGACCGGTGGCTTGTATGTTCCGACGGCCTGTACGGGCTGATGAGCCGGAAGACGCTGGAAGAACTTTCCGGAATTGAAGACCCGGACGAGGCTGCGGACATCCTGATGCAGACTGCTCTGGACAACGGCGGAAGGGATAATATTTCCATGGTCCTGCTGATGGACGACATCGGCGCCCGGGTATCGGAAAGCAAAGATTCCTGTGAAGGCAAAAGCACACAGGAGGTAACGGATCATGAATGA